Within Catharus ustulatus isolate bCatUst1 chromosome 5, bCatUst1.pri.v2, whole genome shotgun sequence, the genomic segment TACGACCAGGACGCCGAGACGCTCATCAGCGGCCTCTCGGTCAACTACGACGACGACGACGTGGAAATCGAGTTAAAGAGAGCTCACGTGGACATGTACGTGAGGAAACTCAAGGAGAGGCAGCGGCGGAAGAACATCGCGCGAGACTATAATTTGGTGCCGGCCTTCCTGGGGAAGGATAAAAAAGACAAGGAGAAAGCTCCCAAACGAAAGATCacaaaagaagagaaggagTTGAGGCTGAAACTTAGGCCCTTGTACCAGTTCATGTCTTGTAAGGAGTTTGAAGACTTCTTTGAGAACATGCACAAGGAGAGGATACTTCGAGCAAAGATTCGGGAGCTGCAGCGGTATCGGAGAAATGGGATCACCAAAATGGAGGAGTCGGCAGAGTACGAGGCGGCCAGGCACAAACgggaaaagaggaaggagaacaAGAACATAGCTAGTTCcaagagagggaaggaagagggtAAAGAAGGTGAATTTGCTGCCATTGAAAACCTGCCTGGCTTTGAACTCTTATCGGACAGGGAAAAggtgctctgcagctctctgaacTTGAGTCCTGCACGTTATGTGACTGTAAAAACTATCATCATTAAAGACCATCTCCAAAAAAGACAAGGAATTCCTTCAAAGAGTCGCCTTCCTAGTTACTTAGATAAGGTACtgaagaaaaggattttaaacTTTTTGACAGAAAGTGGTTGGATATCCAGGGATGCTTCATGAAATTCAGCTGATCTGAAAAAGCACAGCAGATGCCCATTACAGCCTCAAGgactttgttattttttccttccctccccaaagATACAGAAACCATGTCgcttaaaaacacaaaagagCAAATACATAACCCCCCCCAGTCATCATGATCCATGGTGGTTCAAATAGACTGTTGCTTTGGATCATGGAAAATACTTAATTGTGAAACTTCTACATTGGATTTCACTGCTTTTGGTACATTATTAGAACAGATTTTTTCTTGTGAACTTACTCGAGTCCGGTAGTCCCAGAGTAGTTGCTTTAGTCCGTACTATTGGATAAATGAATATCAGTGTAAtccttgcttttctttgaaGGTAGGAGATAGTTTCAATTGCTGGAAACTTTCTTCaccctcttttgttttttttgtcgCATAATGCTGGCAGCAAAGTGAAGCTTACAAAAGTCCTGTGCTCGGGAGCAGGTGAGCAGGGACTTCTGTGACCGTTGCTAAGCTTTTGGAACATTCTCCTTAGTAACTTTTAGTAACTTAGTAACAGCCAAGGcgtggggacaccgggatgaGAGTTCCTGTCGAGAGTACAGCAGGGGTGAGCCgtggcagggagaggaaggaaggaaaggaaggaaggaaaggaaagaaggaaagaaagaaggaaggaaggaaatgtggTAGGTGAGATGCCTCCAGGGACTTGTGCTGTGGAGGGGGGTTCTTGAAGAGCTCCCAGCTAATCTGGGCATTGCTTTGACCTGAGTTTCCTGAAACAGGCGCCTCTGAAGCTTTGACATTTCCTGCTTGGTACTGGAGTGTCAGGaatccccagcagctgtggtgctctgctccagaggaGGGGTCAGCTACAATGAGGTACCAAATTTGGGCcagaaatggggtttgggagaACAGGCAGTGAGGTGTTTAGCAAAAGCTGAGAGCCTCAGGTAGCAAAATCACTGTCCTTCCTTGTTGGGGgagcctgctcctcctcctttgGGATCTTAACTGCTGAGCTCATACGGGCTGAGGAGGTGTAGCTGCCTCCTGAATTTCGTTGGGAAGTCAGGGAAAGGGAGCAAGATTCTCAAATGGAGCCTGATCACCAAGATTggtctttaaaaacagaaataacaatTGATA encodes:
- the LOC116996771 gene encoding transcriptional adapter 2-beta, encoding MAELGKKYCVYCLAEVSPLRFRCTECADIELCPECFSAGAEIGPHRRWHGYQLVDGGRFTLWGAEAEGGWSSREEQLLLDAIEQFGFGNWEDMAAHVGASRTPQEVMEHYVSMYIHGNLGKACIPDTIPNRVTDHTCPSGGPLSPSLTTPLPPLDISVAEQQQLGYMPLRDDYEIEYDQDAETLISGLSVNYDDDDVEIELKRAHVDMYVRKLKERQRRKNIARDYNLVPAFLGKDKKDKEKAPKRKITKEEKELRLKLRPLYQFMSCKEFEDFFENMHKERILRAKIRELQRYRRNGITKMEESAEYEAARHKREKRKENKNIASSKRGKEEGKEGEFAAIENLPGFELLSDREKVLCSSLNLSPARYVTVKTIIIKDHLQKRQGIPSKSRLPSYLDKVLKKRILNFLTESGWISRDAS